TTGATTTCTCATGTCTTTTTTCAAAGTacgaatgaaaaaaattcaatgTGAAAGAATCATTTTTGGTAGGCTTTTTTCCAATAATAGTAAGATGAAAGAGAGTTTTTGAAGGAAGAGTAAGGCCGGTTCAAGGAAGTTGCAACAGAACTGAACCGGGATGAGTTATATATTGGGGCATGGAGAAAATAATTTGGGATATAAATGAGAAAAATAGTTTGGGaattaatagaattatttatttatttatttaaatggaTTAAATGCATGAGATATAATTGTGTGTGAGAAAGAGACAGGACATGACATTGAAAGAAATTATGATAACTTGAAGATTGTAACGATCTAATTCTATTGCTCAAATTAGTAACAGAAACATTAATCAAAATGCTACTCTAAATTAGAAGAAAATTTGTTTTGCTGCTGCTGTGAATCACTCGGCACAAACACAGGAAGCTGCCCTCCACGCTGCGACCTCCCCTGCTGGTAATAGCTTGCCGTCGAGCTCTGCTGCGGAGGACCAGTCGAGCGCCCGCTCCTGTTCAGCTGCTCGTTCACGAGCGGCCCTCCAAAGAATATCGACTGGCCCGAATACGTGAGCTCCATCGCAGAAGAGGAACCACCAACGCTCCTCGAGGCGGACGAGACAAACCTTCCCGCCTCCGGATCCCAGTACACTGAGGACTTTGCCCCGTCTGTGGGCCTCACATTGTTGTTACTGTTGTTCTTCCTCGCTGGGATCCGAGGAGCCTCATTGGTCTCGCTGGCCCTTGCCGACAAGAGCGAATGCACAACGGAAGACTGGTACATCGGGTTCAAGTTCGACGAGTGCTGCCCTGCCATCGGTGAGGGGGTGACGTTTGCGGCGAGAGGGCTGCTCAGGTTGCTGACGCTGTGGGCGCATGTGTTGACATCGTCCCGACTGGCTCGGCTAGGCGGGTACGAGCTCTTTGCCGGCGATAGTCGGGAAGTGCCCGCTCGAGAGTCATAGTATCCGTGTCTCGTGCTAGTAGGGCTGCTCATGGTTGTGCTCGACATGTGGTCGCCGTCGTACGGATTAGGTCGGGAACCGATGGGGCGTAGAACGGAGGACGACGCTCGGGCCTTTGCACCGGCTTTGATCGCCTCGTGGGAGTCCAGTTTCGCCAGCTTCCATGCGCTGATTCTGATGGGGCGCTGCGGCACTTTTTTGCCTTGAACTACGTGATCCGGATCGACCGTTGATGGCAGCCGACCAGGCTCGAGGTGAGGCACGATTTCATCCTGCAAACCAACAGGGCAACAAGAAACTTAAAACCAAAGAGCTTTCCAACACAATCAATCCGATAAATGATCAGATGACAAGCAACGGACTCCACATTCAACATGATAAACGATCAGATGACGAATAATAAAAAAGGCTTCGAGTATTCATTCAAGAATTGCAGGTTCTCAAGTATAGCGAAGAGGCAAATATATTCAATTAGTACTCTAATCGAATTTCAAACGAAGACGGCGTCCCTTGTCTACAGTATTTTTTATGGCCTCCTAATAACTGAACAAATCTTTAGAACACATACAAGCAATGCATTAAGACGAGTTTTCGTAGTCCTACAGGTAATACAGTATAACTTAGCTTTTTCACCTAAAATCAGCAATGTCTAGACGCAACACACGAAAACGAGGTCATATTCAGCATCTGGAGAAGCATCATTGTTACCTGATGATCCATAAATATCCTCGGTGGAGTGCACCAAGCGCCTTTATATTGTAGACCCATTCCAAGGGAACTTCTACCGCTAATGGTGGTCACAGCTGAGCTGGTTGGCGAAGATGGTAAACCTTGTTGATCTCCTCCCTCTACAGAAGGTCCGGGGGGTTCACTTTGGGTCCTCATGGCAACCACATATTCATACGTCGTGATACCCTGCAGAAATAGGCAAAAGAACATAACATAACCACACTGCCAACTTTGGTTATTGCTGACACACGACTCTTGGAGCATGTCATGGAGGGACAAATAAGAATATAATCTTTCGGCCCACCTTTCGAATAAGAATGATGTGAAAAAAGAATAACTCTCCCAAAGGAACAGTCGCGAGTAAGGAAACAGCTGTACATAGCGCCTGAAAAGGAAACAAACACGTCGATAATTGAATCTTAGCTGCAAAATACACGAGCCAATTACCtaaaaaagaagataaatatAGAAAAGGTTTTAATAATATACCACCACAGTAGCAAACGGAGGACGAGAAAATCCATCTCCGAGCCTGTCCACGATTGTGTTCTCAGTAGCTTTTCTATCAACAAAACAGCGAACAAGAACAGCAATCCCCACTGCGCATTCAAATACGAGCTGGAACCAAAAAGGCATGTATGTAAAAGAGTGGTAAAACGGGATTGGCCTTACGAGCAAGACTGAGAAAGGACTAGCGACTTTCTTAAGATCTTACCCAGGCAAGGCTTGCAGCCATTAAGCATACAAACGATATGTAGTTTTTCCTGCCCACACAATTATTCAGCCACTGCAAGCATCGCAAATCAATGACAGTAAAAAGCCATCAGATGTGAAAGTAACGAGTAACGATACTCatccacaaaaataaaaatctgtCTGAGGCTTTGATAATCTATAGGAGCATAATACACGACATGATTATCCATCGAATAAAGTGAAACTTTTTTACTCACCCGGCAATGATGATCGAATCCATCAACACATTTGTCACAACTTCTGCAATGTTTGCTGAACTTCCTCACCTAAGAAGTGAAAGCCTAGTAAATATTAGACATATAGTACTAAACAAAATCAGCAATTTGTTACCGCCACCAATAAATTATAACTGTAGAAAAAATTAGCAAGAAATGAATCAATAGGAAACCATAACACCTTCCCCATTCCTCTCTAATGGAGTACTCCCAAAACTTCATGTTACTAATGCATAACTACCCATCCCCTTAAATAGACCAAACAGCTGCCATACCTCAGCATTGCACAATGTGCAGAACAAAGCCTCCTCCTCGCCATTTTCTTCCTCTAAATTAATTTCATCCTTGCGACAATCCTCTTTCACAAGACAATAGCAAAGGCAACATCCGACATTCAAACAACGACGTGAATCATGTTCGTATGATGTTCCTGCATTCTTCAGCCCTACAAATTTACCGGGCTCTTCAGCTGCAGATAACGTACCTAATCACGGCCATAAAGGTTGTCACCAAAAGATTAGGATAAACTAGCAATGTAGCCATCGAAAAGAAACCAAATGCAGGTAGATGGAGTCTTCACTTTGTATATTCCCGTTTAAGTAACTCACCAGTCAACTCTGTGCCAACATGTGATGTGTATGTCGACATCTTGTCATTGTCTGCTTCAATGAGAATCCCAGGATCAGCAGGATCAATAGCCGTGCATCGCACATAAAGTATAAACACAGAGAGTGCCTACAAGAATGTTGGAACGTGATAAGAGTTGAAAATATTTGATCGAACAGACTTAAAGGGAATAATGAGCTTCAATCGCACTTACCAGGAAAGAATAGATGCCTGTAGCAATGTACTCAAAGATTTCCTTCCCCAAAAAAGGAGCGAAAAACGCATAGAAAGCAGCAGATAATAGGAAAAAAACTGCCATTGCCACAACCTGCATAGGGAAGGAAAATTTCAAGAATGTGGACACAAGAAGCATATTCCAAATCATTTTACTCcatataatactattaaaattaatCACTAATTCAGCACCTACTGCCAATAAGCACTAGAAATTAGAAAATGACACCTcaatttgatcatatttcaactcaatttcatCCCCCTCAATATAAATATGCAGAAGTTACTAAAAATCTGCAAGTATCAATTTCCAAATTTGCTCAAACATgcattatccaaataaatttatataaccCTCCAACATCCATAATATTGTAATTGCTTCATGGAAACTACTAAAATCAACACAACAATCCCAGAGATGGAAACGTTTAGCAGCAAGAATCAACACCAAACTAGAAAAGATGGAAACTTTCGAACTCTCAGCACACCAAAAATATAACCCACATTCAGAAACCTCAACCAATCAGAATGTAGAAAAAGGATTCAaacaaaatgaaagagaaaaacTAAAGATTCAAACCTGAAAGGAGTGAGCTGGAAGTTGCCACCCATGACGCCTCGCCATAGATTTAAAAACAGTGTGAGATTCAATACCATTCACACTCTAACAAATCAAACTTCAACTATGCCACAGTCCAAAAACAGAGGTGAAAAAATGAGACATAATCTACAGCAACCATATATTTCCTCCCAAAAAATTGAGTAAACAACTGAACCCACAAACTGCAATATCCCTCAATGGCTTCTAATGCTGACCCAGATGCAAAAATCACAATTTGGCACGACCCATTCAGTTTTTCCTCTCTCAGAACTCTAGGCTTCTGCATTTCGATTTATCGATCAATGAGCTATCTTTAAGATgaagaaatataaaaagaaaatagaatatGGATTCTGCTATTTTTGTCTACTAGTAAAAAAATTGACTATTTACTAGAGAGACTTGGTCACTCAGTTTCTTCATCTTGAATTTTCACCAAATCAACTTCTactattactagtattattttttcattttttgtttatgtgaggatgtattatttgtatttaaaaatccatttacattgtaattctttttttttaagtcAAGAAAAGAATGATCAATGACTAGCGTTTTAATtttcactccaaaacgaagcaccaaataaataaatatatttcctTATTGGgattgatggggtgcgtactaaacaagcccaacagcaatgacggcccatcagcccaaagcccaaggaagagtatgagttcggcattagcaaagagttcggcctcagcctacagctcggtaaaagccaacctatcaagctctgctctcaggtcggcatcaagctctactctcagatcggcaaccaaagcaggagtatgagttcggcattaccaaagagttcggcctcagcctacagctcggtaaaagccatccaatcaagctctgctctcaggtcggcatcaagctctactctcagatcggcaaccaaagcagttcggtctcagtattcgaccgaacaaggagttagtggacccatacaggatgtccaacacacccactaccacgtggtgtcaactcaggccacgatcgtaggccatgacctacgctacatccacgatcttaggccatgacctacacgacatccacgacttagggtggtgatgcaagccacgatcttagttcaagatataaatagaacttagatcagatagaagagggttaagctctctagagataaaatcatatagcaagtctgtgttgtaagctgtaatcccagatcaagcaatacaatcttgccctcccttcttcccgtggacgtagatttacctcagtaaatcgaaccacgtaaattcaccgtgtcgtaatttatttttacgagcattcatcatcatcaataattcgcggattcatcactggcgccgtctgtgggaaacagagaaccaaatttgtgataagcgaatttttgacccctttttccaccccaaaaaaatgcataccagattacacactacccgtaataccgttcgtgaaaaccatgaggaagctaatccagcccgcaggtccagaaaacagcctcgggagacatctacttccagttttcacgatgaaggaacaagccgctcaaaaggtccacacaccgagtcttcccagcagcctgatttgaatgaggctgtcaagctgttcttggctgagaagcaggatgagttcttagccttcctgcaaaagagccaagagccgaagacgaaaacggtggattctccttccccatccagacatgaaagtcactaccgcagtagtgccgtgtcttccaggagaaagaatcctcggtaccggaatcacaggagaactccatctcctccataccgaagaaatgtcgggttcgccatgtacggagcattgaagactccgttctcggacgatatcacccgaacttccttgccacagaactaccgaactccgtcaatgacttatgacgggttggtggatcctcatgacttcctgggacgctatcagtataatatggcgaaccagggtctcaatgaggtccatatgtgcaagctgttccccgagctgcttatcgggaacgccagaaggtggttcgacagccttcctcaaggcagcattagatcctaccgagatctgatggatgctttccacaggaggttctttcagaaagcggaagcccggaatacttcggctcagctgctttctatacgtcaaggtcgcgacgaaaagatcagcgacttcctgacgagattccataaggaatgcctacaagtagataatctcaatgatctacttgtcatttcggcattccaaaatggaatcctgcccggagctctctacagaaagctcgtggaatgcagtccgcaaacagctcaagagatgtgggacattgcggaccagttttctcgtgccgatgaggcagaccgtcgaaaacggtctttagacagctcatctagagaagacaaaaagaagcccggtcatagcgatcagaggcatcctcgccgaacaccttctccactaaaggagggatggcggtcatccgaggtgatcaaaaaagagtaagagtttgcagattgcgcttaaaagtgccgagcaatcagctcggcaccatcaagcatagcaatcacagcagccggagtcagaggcaggcgaaatgaccgaagtcacaccggagccgaactcaatggtgtacggcactgaagccgtgattccggtttagatcggcatacccagtccccgaactcaatttctcctcagaaatgaatggtgacagactgagagccgaactagatcttgccgaagaaagaagagaattggcctgcataaaagcagccaagtacaaggagcaagtagcccggtattacaaccaaagggtgaagaagctgcaatttcaagtgggagatctcgtcttgagaaacaacgaagtaagccgagcagaaaagctgggcgaactcgaacccacatgggaaggtccatatcgggtgtcagaagtcctcggcaaagggtcttacgaattgactcacgtgtcaggagcacaagtaccccgaacatggtacgtttccaacctcaaaaagttccatttgtaagagacagtccggtcagtcagtcttgagtcctgttcggtcaatgtgctttctttggtttgcttggtctttgtttgtctctgtgcgttttatctgtgcgttttgtctgtctatgtgcgtgtcgtctcttacaaatgttactgaggtatctcgttctttaaagactgatcccctttttagatcgattattaaagactattgtgagtccaagcttctaaggaggatataagaccacaattcagcttaacaagcagtccgtctgaaacgaactgcaataagccaacgattgtgagtccaagcttccaaggaggatacaagaccgcaattcagcttaataagcacttcgtctgaaacgaactgcaataagggaaagtccgatccacgcgataaacctcgccgaattaggacgaccaagttcggtcaaagaagtttacctcataagaccggggacgaccacgtctagtcaaaggggtttactgcataagaccacttcggttaactgggaaagtccgatccacgcgataaaactcgccgaattaggacaagggaaagttcgatcccggcgacaaaaatcgccaaattagaacacaaaccaagtccggtcaaagatgtttatttcatcggaccaaagacgagtccggtcaaagatgtttatttcatcagaccaaagacgagtccggtcaaagatgtttatttcatcagaccaaggaccaagtccggtcaaagaagtttacttcataagaccaaggaccaagtccggtcaaagaagtttacttcttaagaccgaggacgagtacgatgaaattttttcgctaagctgcaaatacagtgttagaagcgaaaacaaaatttcatttttcaaatcttgttcggcatacaactcagctaccctacaaaatggcgttacgctattacaaaggactattctactgtccagagttgctgaagttaagccacctatctgcaaaatcctctggaagccgagttcggttgttccgagcagatgaagaataagcaggtcgacgagatgctatcctcgacccaacgcctcttccccgagcccgagaagtcctaacacctcggcgatgaagagtctctgcaataagcatctgctgatcttgctcgctcatagtcacaactcctcggcgaatttcagtccgtccctgtcttgacgattccggttgctcctgagcccgttctcgtcttgacgtttccggctgttccggagttcgttgttggctgggagtaggattttgaacaagggaaccagaggtttgatctggagtgcgagcatctgttggcgcgatatgccgaaggaatctttctatggaggggcgccgagaaagaacaatgttgtaccgagaagcccaacgccgcagtgatgtcacaacttgttggcaagccgggctctccagcacattgttcatacggagtacatgatattcctcccacagttcgtcaactcgactctgaacatctgatatggtcattcccccgcgcacacggatgtaatcctcatacgcagtcctctcagcaatggccgtattcagctcggcctccagatctttcttatcggactctaagtctttgatatcggcctccagcttcactaaacgagccagaagctcgtcattcttcgtctgatcggctatagctcttttctcagcttcgtctaaagccgaagagtacagccgtttccagtgaagtatctccatctccttgagtacaaagcaactatattagttcggcagctgtaccgagcagatagtaaaatgcaacaggagtaaaggcgagtacgaaaagctatacgaagacaagtgtagagaatttttcattcacaaggaaaattttttacactaggagggcttcaaggccattttacaaggaagaaaccagagtaagagaagggagacgaaatcatactccgccagcttcgtctccggctcctcgctctggttcagcttctttctcctgagctacctcagcctcggcctcgcgtcctgccggcctcgcctccgcctcctgatcggcttccttctccggatgcccggcccgctcgacttcggcctccggctccagcggctcggcctcaccctctccgttgtaagtcgaagcgggtgaaacgggtcccacggaggcaaagatagcctccaggttctcgtcccgatcagctcgacaactccggactcggtctgcagaaagcaggaccgaggatgaagcgagctcctcaaggagcggcagattctgaagccgagctgctatctctcggctgtacagaggcagcacgacgtcggccccctgctcgcccttatcggtaattagccttaccagactaccgacaaaggccgagaactggctgctcaaaaagagtttctccgtgtaaacacggagagcctccccctgggcagccacggcggcagcctccttctgagcctcccggtgcttcgtctgctcttgcaggatgatgagctggtttttggctgaccgggcttcatcctgagccgatatcctagcagctcgggccctctcaaatttggcctcagcctgttcggccagactacgagcaagatgcaactccttctgcatctcctcgtagtcgtgggatgctttggagagctccacggagacgagcttggctctctgaagatgaacaaggaaaaaactcaacagaatggccatcaaaaaatgtggaaaagaagccaagtcagaaagcttacctccacaaaattcgtcggccattgaaaaggctcagggacgtgttccgggatgtctgcaaccacctcggagatgaccaggtctttccccggcactcttggggactcatgaaatttccccttccctttagccgaatacgactccggctctttcggatccgaagaagaggttttttgcctcttcggatccttctcggcttcagacgccgagcgaggggctctctgcctctccggctccacaagctcggaggactttcggatagccttattcagcatgtacactgccaaaaagcaagaaagcaaggttagttttcttcgctaaagcagtagagcataaagataaagagaaatcctcaccctcggcctcttcgtccgaagacgagatgtcgaacacgacgtcgcccttgacgagctcagactccgtgtattgtttcctaactatgggaatcttgttgagctcgccatcgagctcgtccaacggttcaggccgagggtgacggataacggacttcggccctctccagggaaagcccggagccgccgtcctattataaaaaaagaagcggttttgccatttcggccacttggttttgcagaatgccctaaaaggctgtaaggggatcaagtaaaaccaagatcccttccttttaaattggaaaaaattaaggattgcccgcagagacagatccttatctaacctacggagttcggcagcaaaagccgacaagtgcctccaagaattcggagtcacctgacctaaagggagttgaaaaaaatcaagaagctctacaaaaggtgggggaagagggaaacgaagcccgcattctaaacaggcttcgtaaacggtggcataaccctccggcgggtcgttagccctatgatcatcgtcgggaaccaccgccttccccccaggaaaagagtatttttcgtaaagggatatcacagtatccttactcaagatactgtgaaaatactctacggtcttctccccggattctttccggctagaagaccccttacccccttttctaccgctaccagactcagacgaagaagaagcagacatggttcttactctttgaaagtttgaagaaatcctgaggaaatttttgaaagcggaaggaaatttttcacgcaaaagatagagagtgcagaagaagccaatagcaaaggtgttcaaatgatgaagaaaggcggtatttatcagatttggaaaagatttcaaatcatcgcaccgtttcatattccaccttttcaggattcgacggccggattttactgtcgcatttaatgccgcatttaatgcagtcacgcgcagggcacgtcccctgacttcagcctcccccgtacccttttccagaatgccgaagtgactcgcttcgccgaagtgattcacttcgcttttcggggggggtagtgatggggtgcgtactaaacaagcccaacagcaatgacggcccatcagcccaaagcccaaggaagagtatgagttcggcattagcaaagagttcggcctcagcctacagctcggtaaaagccaacctatcaagctctgctctcaggtcggcatcaagctctactctcagatcggcaaccaaagcaggagtatgagttcggcattaccaaagagttcggcctcagcctacagctcggtaaaagccatccaatcaagctctgctctcaggtcggcatcaagctctactctcagatcggcaaccaaagcagttcggtctcagtattcgaccgaacaaggagttagtggacccatacaggatgtccaacacacccactaccacgtggtgtcaactcaggccacgatcgtaggccatgacctacgctacatccacgatcttaggccatgacctacacgacatccacgacttagggtggtgatgcaagccacgatcttagttcaagatataaatagaacttagatcagatagaagagggttaagctctctagagataaaatcatatagcaagtctgtgttgtaagctgtaatcccagatcaagcaatacaatcttgccctcccttcttcccgtggacgtagatttacctcagtaaatcgaaccacgtaaattcaccgtgtcgtaatttatttttacgagcattcatcatcatcaataattcgcggattcatcagggATAACTTATCTAACAATATTATAAAGGGTTGAATAGAATGGCCTTATTGTGTATAAGAGAGTGCTGCATTTTCTTAGTGGTTCATCTTATCATCTATAACTTTACGTGTTACATTTACATATAGCCACGAATAAATTCGGCAGATATAACTACTCAAAAGATTAATTTTTCAACCAATACATTCTCACAAATTGtgtcaacaaacaaattaaaagcATCATGATTATTGTGTACACTAATCTTTTATTGCACTTGAAATGTACTACCTTTGTTTGGTAAATTATCCACATCGTATTTAGGTATTAGAAACAAAGACTCTACTACTCATAAAACTAAGACATAAAACAAAAAGGCTTACTTAGTTTGCGAAAATATTTTCATGATTGTTTGCCTTTTATATAGGCTTAAAAGCGTTGTGATTCAATCATATTTTCAGAGGATAAAAATTGTCATGATAATTTGGCAATAATTCTCTACATCtattataatttattcaaatgGTGAGCAATAATTATAACCATGTGGGGTGTACGCATTTGTGTCAACTATTAAtggtgttttaaaaaattaattgaccTATGACAATTGCTCAGCTTACGCATAATTAGTTGCTCCTTGGAATAAAATATTTGGTGTTCAAGTTGGATTTATATACTTCCGTTTAATTGTATAATATTTTGTGTTAAGTTGAAGTTAGATACTTGTCCGCAGCATTATGATGCTTTATCAGAAATGATTCCaggaaataataatttaatatatttttttgtaatctTTCTTACCGTCGATTCTTTTCATTcgtttaaataaataaatctgtCGGAATCTTTACAAATCTTCCTCGGTTTGGATCTTGCGTTGGGCTTTATTTATATGTAAATTATCTgtaactcactttctattaaatTAGTCGTACATTCAagagatgattttttttaatgaggACTCAATTTGTATTATAAAAAATGGCGAAATTATGTAACCATGGAAAAGTAAATTACTTTTTACAAAATAAAGACAAATACAAATGTAgatctttttatttttactttatttcattagGTCCAG
This sequence is a window from Salvia splendens isolate huo1 chromosome 14, SspV2, whole genome shotgun sequence. Protein-coding genes within it:
- the LOC121765884 gene encoding protein S-acyltransferase 21-like → MARRHGWQLPAHSFQVVAMAVFFLLSAAFYAFFAPFLGKEIFEYIATGIYSFLALSVFILYVRCTAIDPADPGILIEADNDKMSTYTSHVGTELTGTLSAAEEPGKFVGLKNAGTSYEHDSRRCLNVGCCLCYCLVKEDCRKDEINLEEENGEEEALFCTLCNAEVRKFSKHCRSCDKCVDGFDHHCRWLNNCVGRKNYISFVCLMAASLAWLVFECAVGIAVLVRCFVDRKATENTIVDRLGDGFSRPPFATVVALCTAVSLLATVPLGELFFFHIILIRKGITTYEYVVAMRTQSEPPGPSVEGGDQQGLPSSPTSSAVTTISGRSSLGMGLQYKGAWCTPPRIFMDHQDEIVPHLEPGRLPSTVDPDHVVQGKKVPQRPIRISAWKLAKLDSHEAIKAGAKARASSSVLRPIGSRPNPYDGDHMSSTTMSSPTSTRHGYYDSRAGTSRLSPAKSSYPPSRASRDDVNTCAHSVSNLSSPLAANVTPSPMAGQHSSNLNPMYQSSVVHSLLSARASETNEAPRIPARKNNSNNNVRPTDGAKSSVYWDPEAGRFVSSASRSVGGSSSAMELTYSGQSIFFGGPLVNEQLNRSGRSTGPPQQSSTASYYQQGRSQRGGQLPVFVPSDSQQQQNKFSSNLE